The following coding sequences lie in one Spinacia oleracea cultivar Varoflay chromosome 1, BTI_SOV_V1, whole genome shotgun sequence genomic window:
- the LOC110783947 gene encoding ubiquitin carboxyl-terminal hydrolase 26 isoform X2, which translates to MSRPSTRNKNKRTRPEDELDAKSEILRRINSTGQVSDDDLAQLYNIRKTNCHGCRVNTKDNPNCFCGLIPPSNGSRKAGLWQKISDVVSSYGPDPSNDLRSSVDSPAGLTNLGATCYANSILQFLYMNRDFREGIFSVEPHVLEQQPVLDQLARLFAQLHGSKMAFIDSAPLIKALELDNGVQQDSHEFLTLLLSLLERCLSHSVVSEAKTIVQDLFRGSMSHVTRCSKCGQTSEASSNVEDFYELELNVKGLKSLDGSLSDYLSEEKLEGDNQYHCESCGTRVDATRSIKLRTLPSVLNFQLKRCVFLQKTTTKKKITSAFSFPEELDMGQRLFEPSESAFIYGLSAVLVHKGTAVNSGHYVAHIKDESSGQWWEFDDEHVSNLGFHPFGEGSSCSVSKTNGNSSPEVKNSVSDENHIDVDQRGSTNAKSHVKSYSSCDAYMLMYTLRPRKGYQNGLMVYNGTVKKISGASVPSQSSLSLPPHLAEEIKAQNNLYLDLCEKYNSRKEQEVNTITERRQEVRSILSEAPVLSLEEPYFWISMDWLRQWADNVTPSAIDNTNIQCMHGKVPVSNIVAMKRLSAKAWTLLCSKYIGGPCLGKDDYCIDCLIDSASAIVTADSYRDRRAYMKEFAEAALAGNCPDGKQYYISKPWLHQWLRRKASDNPSEADTGPTSSIRCPHGQLMPEQAPGAKRVLVPESLWIFLYENSNLVKPDDQLGCSTFPSDAETCTECRLELTEVASWEDTLRELKLKQRQNHEKLSLGKGVPLSSDCKYYLLPSSWLSTWRSYINTSGKNSSSTVEPERLDSVISSLICPTHSQLLERPLGLTCKRGVIMQKLPATEGLTMVSESDWKHFCEEWDGREESGILAEIYFKNSAEGFCQDMPITEEHMDEDKSNELESREPVIKTSPEICEECIGEKESCELMRRLNYSNEDIWVCFVRGKEPPKFILEASGNNCEADRRTSKRSRKTAFGDSKVLKVSGSTTIYQLKMMIWESFGVVKENQIIHKGSRVIDGESDTLADFNIFPADVLWMTDSEIHEYRDIAEQKFEVREAEEGFRGTLLTSNSTSQVV; encoded by the exons ATGAGCCGACCGTCTACTCGTAACAAGAATAAACGCACTAGACCAGAGGATGAGCTTGATGCAAAATCTGAAATATTGAG GAGGATTAACTCAACGGGCCAAGTATCAGATGATGATTTAGCACAACTTTACAATATTAGAAAGACTAATTGTCACGGGTGCCGTGTTAATACGAAGGACAATCCCAACTGTTTCTGTGGGCTGATCCCACCATCAAATGGAAGTCGTAAAGCTGGATTGTGGCAAAAGATCTCAGATGTAGTCAGTTCATATGGTCCTGATCCATCAAATGATCTCAGGTCTTCAGTTGATTCCCCTGCGGGGTTGACAAACTTAGGCGCCACATGTTACGCTAACAGCATACTCCAATTCCTTTACATGAATAGGGATTTTCGTGAGGGTATTTTTTCGGTTGAACCGCATGTCCTTGAGCAGCAGCCTGTGTTGGATCAGTTAGCACGCCTTTTTGCACAGTTGCATGGAAGTAAGATGGCTTTTATTGACTCGGCACCTTTAATAAAAGCCCTAGAGCTGGATAATGGTGTTCAGCAGGACAGCCATGAGTTCCTCACTTTACTTTTGTCCTTGCTGGAACGATGCCTAAGCCATTCTGTGGTCTCTGAAGCAAAAACTATTGTTCAAGACCTTTTTAGGGGAAGCATGTCACATGTTACCAG ATGTTCGAAATGTGGGCAAACATCTGAAGCTTCTTCGAATGTAGAGGACTTTTATGAACTGGAATTGAATGTGAAAGGCTTAAAGAGTTTAGATGGAAGTTTAAGCGATTACCTAAGCGAGGAAAAACTTGAAGGGGATAATCAATATCACTGTGAGTCATGTGGGACAAgagttgatgctacacgcagtaTTAAGTTGCGCACACTGCCATCTGTATTGAACTTTCAGCTTAAGCGATGTGTCTTCCTCCAAAAG ACAACAACAAAGAAGAAAATCACTTCTGCATTTTCTTTCCCTGAAGAGCTGGACATGGGACAAAGGCTGTTTGAGCCCTCAGAATCAGCTTTTATTTATGGCTTATCTGCAGTACTGGTTCACAAGGGAACTGCTGTCAACAGTGGTCATTATGTGGCTCACATCAAGGATGAAAGCAGCGGGCAGTGGTGGGAGTTTGATGATGAACATGTTTCAAATTTGGGTTTCCATCCTTTTGGTGAAGGGTCGTCGTGTTCAGTCTCCAAGACAAATGGGAATTCTAGCCCAGAAGTCAAGAATTCTGTTTCGGATGAAAATCACATTGATGTTGACCAACGTGGGTCTACTAATGCTAAAAGTCACGTGAAGAGTTATTCTTCATGTGATGCATATATGCTAATGTATACTCTTAGACCTAGAAAGGGTTATCAGAATGGGTTGATGGTGTACAATGGTACCGTTAAGAAAATTTCTGGTGCTTCAGTTCCAAGTCAGAGCAGTCTTTCACTTCCACCTCATCTTGCGGAAGAAATAAAAGCACAAAATAATTTGTACCTTGATTTGTGTGAAAAATACAACTCCAGAAAGGAACAAGAGGTGAACACCATCACAGAGCGAAGACAAGAAGTCCGTTCTATTCTATCTGAAGCACCCGTTCTTTCCCTTGAAGAACCGTATTTCTGGATATCAATGGATTGGCTACGGCAATGGGCTGACAATGTGACTCCCTC TGCCATAGACAACACCAATATCCAGTGCATGCATGGGAAAGTACCAGTTTCAAATATTGTTGCCATGAAGCGGTTGTCGGCTAAAGCTTGGACCTTATTGTGTTCCAAG TACATTGGAGGTCCTTGTCTGGGCAAGGATGACTATTGCATTGATTGTTTAATTGATTCAGCAAGTGCAATTGTTACTGCTGATAGCTATCGAGATAGAAGGGCGTACATGAAAGAATTTGCGGAAGCTGCACTTGCAGGGAATTGTCCGGATGGTAAACAGTATTACATTTCCAAACCATG GTTACATCAGTGGTTGCGGAGGAAAGCTAGTGATAACCCCTCTGAAGCAGATACTGGGCCTACTTCTTCAATAAGGTGCCCGCATGGGCAACTCATGCCTGAACAAGCTCCTGGTGCTAAGCGAGTATTGGTTCCTGAGAGTCTCTGGATTTTTTTGTATGAAAATTCCAATTTGGTGAAACCAGATGATCAGCTGGGATGTTCAACATTTCCATCAGATGCAGAAACATGTACAGAATGTCGTTTGGAGCTCACTGAGGTTGCTTCTTGGGAGGACACTCTGAG AGAACTGAAGTTGAAACAGCGCCAGAACCATGAGAAATTGTCTCTTGGAAAGGGTGTTCCGCTTTCTTCTGATTGCAAGTATTACTTGTTGCCATCTTCTTGGCTGTCAACGTGGAGAAGTTATATCAATACAAGTGGCAAGAATAGTTCTTCAACTGTTGAGCCTGAGCGGCTGGATAGTGTCATCAGTTCACTTATATGTCCCACA CATTCTCAATTGCTGGAGAGGCCCTTGGGCTTGACATGCAAACGTGGGGTGATAATGCAGAAGCTCCCTGCG ACAGAAGGCCTGACGATGGTGAGTGAAAGTGACTGGAAACATTTTTGTGAAGAATGGGATGGAAGAGAAGAGAGTGGCATACTGGCTGAGATTTATTTTAAGAACTCGGCTGAAGGATTTTGCCAGGACATGCCAATTACAGAGGAGCATATGGACGAAGATAAAAGTAATGAGTTGGAGTCCAGAGAACCTGTGATAAAGACTTCTCCTGAG ATATGCGAAGAATGCATCGGAGAAAAAGAAAGTTGTGAGTTAATGCGGAGGCTTAATTATAGCAATGAAGACAtttgggtttgctttgtacgtGGCAAGGAACCTccaaaatttattttagaagCTTCTGGGAACAATTGTGAGGCTGATCGTCGGACCTCCAAGCGTTCCAGAAAGACGGCCTTCGGAGATTCCAAGGTTTTGAAAGTTTCAGGTTCTACGACAATTTATCAGTTAAAGATGATGATCTGGGAATCTTTCGGG GTGGTTAAAGAAAACCAGATAATTCATAAAGGATCCAGGGTGATCGATGGGGAATCTGATACTCTTGCCGATTTCAACATATTCCCCGCGGACGTCCTATGGATGACTGATTCAGAAATCCATGAGTATCGTGACATAGCTG AGCAGAAGTTTGAAGTGCGAGAAGCTGAAGAAGGATTTCGTGGAACACTGCTGACATCCAATTCCACATCACAAGTTGTCTAA
- the LOC110783947 gene encoding ubiquitin carboxyl-terminal hydrolase 26 isoform X1: MSRPSTRNKNKRTRPEDELDAKSEILRRINSTGQVSDDDLAQLYNIRKTNCHGCRVNTKDNPNCFCGLIPPSNGSRKAGLWQKISDVVSSYGPDPSNDLRSSVDSPAGLTNLGATCYANSILQFLYMNRDFREGIFSVEPHVLEQQPVLDQLARLFAQLHGSKMAFIDSAPLIKALELDNGVQQDSHEFLTLLLSLLERCLSHSVVSEAKTIVQDLFRGSMSHVTRCSKCGQTSEASSNVEDFYELELNVKGLKSLDGSLSDYLSEEKLEGDNQYHCESCGTRVDATRSIKLRTLPSVLNFQLKRCVFLQKTTTKKKITSAFSFPEELDMGQRLFEPSESAFIYGLSAVLVHKGTAVNSGHYVAHIKDESSGQWWEFDDEHVSNLGFHPFGEGSSCSVSKTNGNSSPEVKNSVSDENHIDVDQRGSTNAKSHVKSYSSCDAYMLMYTLRPRKGYQNGLMVYNGTVKKISGASVPSQSSLSLPPHLAEEIKAQNNLYLDLCEKYNSRKEQEVNTITERRQEVRSILSEAPVLSLEEPYFWISMDWLRQWADNVTPSAIDNTNIQCMHGKVPVSNIVAMKRLSAKAWTLLCSKYIGGPCLGKDDYCIDCLIDSASAIVTADSYRDRRAYMKEFAEAALAGNCPDGKQYYISKPWLHQWLRRKASDNPSEADTGPTSSIRCPHGQLMPEQAPGAKRVLVPESLWIFLYENSNLVKPDDQLGCSTFPSDAETCTECRLELTEVASWEDTLRELKLKQRQNHEKLSLGKGVPLSSDCKYYLLPSSWLSTWRSYINTSGKNSSSTVEPERLDSVISSLICPTHSQLLERPLGLTCKRGVIMQKLPATEGLTMVSESDWKHFCEEWDGREESGILAEIYFKNSAEGFCQDMPITEEHMDEDKSNELESREPVIKTSPEICEECIGEKESCELMRRLNYSNEDIWVCFVRGKEPPKFILEASGNNCEADRRTSKRSRKTAFGDSKVLKVSGSTTIYQLKMMIWESFGVVKENQIIHKGSRVIDGESDTLADFNIFPADVLWMTDSEIHEYRDIADELSEQKFEVREAEEGFRGTLLTSNSTSQVV; the protein is encoded by the exons ATGAGCCGACCGTCTACTCGTAACAAGAATAAACGCACTAGACCAGAGGATGAGCTTGATGCAAAATCTGAAATATTGAG GAGGATTAACTCAACGGGCCAAGTATCAGATGATGATTTAGCACAACTTTACAATATTAGAAAGACTAATTGTCACGGGTGCCGTGTTAATACGAAGGACAATCCCAACTGTTTCTGTGGGCTGATCCCACCATCAAATGGAAGTCGTAAAGCTGGATTGTGGCAAAAGATCTCAGATGTAGTCAGTTCATATGGTCCTGATCCATCAAATGATCTCAGGTCTTCAGTTGATTCCCCTGCGGGGTTGACAAACTTAGGCGCCACATGTTACGCTAACAGCATACTCCAATTCCTTTACATGAATAGGGATTTTCGTGAGGGTATTTTTTCGGTTGAACCGCATGTCCTTGAGCAGCAGCCTGTGTTGGATCAGTTAGCACGCCTTTTTGCACAGTTGCATGGAAGTAAGATGGCTTTTATTGACTCGGCACCTTTAATAAAAGCCCTAGAGCTGGATAATGGTGTTCAGCAGGACAGCCATGAGTTCCTCACTTTACTTTTGTCCTTGCTGGAACGATGCCTAAGCCATTCTGTGGTCTCTGAAGCAAAAACTATTGTTCAAGACCTTTTTAGGGGAAGCATGTCACATGTTACCAG ATGTTCGAAATGTGGGCAAACATCTGAAGCTTCTTCGAATGTAGAGGACTTTTATGAACTGGAATTGAATGTGAAAGGCTTAAAGAGTTTAGATGGAAGTTTAAGCGATTACCTAAGCGAGGAAAAACTTGAAGGGGATAATCAATATCACTGTGAGTCATGTGGGACAAgagttgatgctacacgcagtaTTAAGTTGCGCACACTGCCATCTGTATTGAACTTTCAGCTTAAGCGATGTGTCTTCCTCCAAAAG ACAACAACAAAGAAGAAAATCACTTCTGCATTTTCTTTCCCTGAAGAGCTGGACATGGGACAAAGGCTGTTTGAGCCCTCAGAATCAGCTTTTATTTATGGCTTATCTGCAGTACTGGTTCACAAGGGAACTGCTGTCAACAGTGGTCATTATGTGGCTCACATCAAGGATGAAAGCAGCGGGCAGTGGTGGGAGTTTGATGATGAACATGTTTCAAATTTGGGTTTCCATCCTTTTGGTGAAGGGTCGTCGTGTTCAGTCTCCAAGACAAATGGGAATTCTAGCCCAGAAGTCAAGAATTCTGTTTCGGATGAAAATCACATTGATGTTGACCAACGTGGGTCTACTAATGCTAAAAGTCACGTGAAGAGTTATTCTTCATGTGATGCATATATGCTAATGTATACTCTTAGACCTAGAAAGGGTTATCAGAATGGGTTGATGGTGTACAATGGTACCGTTAAGAAAATTTCTGGTGCTTCAGTTCCAAGTCAGAGCAGTCTTTCACTTCCACCTCATCTTGCGGAAGAAATAAAAGCACAAAATAATTTGTACCTTGATTTGTGTGAAAAATACAACTCCAGAAAGGAACAAGAGGTGAACACCATCACAGAGCGAAGACAAGAAGTCCGTTCTATTCTATCTGAAGCACCCGTTCTTTCCCTTGAAGAACCGTATTTCTGGATATCAATGGATTGGCTACGGCAATGGGCTGACAATGTGACTCCCTC TGCCATAGACAACACCAATATCCAGTGCATGCATGGGAAAGTACCAGTTTCAAATATTGTTGCCATGAAGCGGTTGTCGGCTAAAGCTTGGACCTTATTGTGTTCCAAG TACATTGGAGGTCCTTGTCTGGGCAAGGATGACTATTGCATTGATTGTTTAATTGATTCAGCAAGTGCAATTGTTACTGCTGATAGCTATCGAGATAGAAGGGCGTACATGAAAGAATTTGCGGAAGCTGCACTTGCAGGGAATTGTCCGGATGGTAAACAGTATTACATTTCCAAACCATG GTTACATCAGTGGTTGCGGAGGAAAGCTAGTGATAACCCCTCTGAAGCAGATACTGGGCCTACTTCTTCAATAAGGTGCCCGCATGGGCAACTCATGCCTGAACAAGCTCCTGGTGCTAAGCGAGTATTGGTTCCTGAGAGTCTCTGGATTTTTTTGTATGAAAATTCCAATTTGGTGAAACCAGATGATCAGCTGGGATGTTCAACATTTCCATCAGATGCAGAAACATGTACAGAATGTCGTTTGGAGCTCACTGAGGTTGCTTCTTGGGAGGACACTCTGAG AGAACTGAAGTTGAAACAGCGCCAGAACCATGAGAAATTGTCTCTTGGAAAGGGTGTTCCGCTTTCTTCTGATTGCAAGTATTACTTGTTGCCATCTTCTTGGCTGTCAACGTGGAGAAGTTATATCAATACAAGTGGCAAGAATAGTTCTTCAACTGTTGAGCCTGAGCGGCTGGATAGTGTCATCAGTTCACTTATATGTCCCACA CATTCTCAATTGCTGGAGAGGCCCTTGGGCTTGACATGCAAACGTGGGGTGATAATGCAGAAGCTCCCTGCG ACAGAAGGCCTGACGATGGTGAGTGAAAGTGACTGGAAACATTTTTGTGAAGAATGGGATGGAAGAGAAGAGAGTGGCATACTGGCTGAGATTTATTTTAAGAACTCGGCTGAAGGATTTTGCCAGGACATGCCAATTACAGAGGAGCATATGGACGAAGATAAAAGTAATGAGTTGGAGTCCAGAGAACCTGTGATAAAGACTTCTCCTGAG ATATGCGAAGAATGCATCGGAGAAAAAGAAAGTTGTGAGTTAATGCGGAGGCTTAATTATAGCAATGAAGACAtttgggtttgctttgtacgtGGCAAGGAACCTccaaaatttattttagaagCTTCTGGGAACAATTGTGAGGCTGATCGTCGGACCTCCAAGCGTTCCAGAAAGACGGCCTTCGGAGATTCCAAGGTTTTGAAAGTTTCAGGTTCTACGACAATTTATCAGTTAAAGATGATGATCTGGGAATCTTTCGGG GTGGTTAAAGAAAACCAGATAATTCATAAAGGATCCAGGGTGATCGATGGGGAATCTGATACTCTTGCCGATTTCAACATATTCCCCGCGGACGTCCTATGGATGACTGATTCAGAAATCCATGAGTATCGTGACATAGCTG ATGAACTTTCAGAGCAGAAGTTTGAAGTGCGAGAAGCTGAAGAAGGATTTCGTGGAACACTGCTGACATCCAATTCCACATCACAAGTTGTCTAA
- the LOC110783947 gene encoding ubiquitin carboxyl-terminal hydrolase 26 isoform X3: MSRPSTRNKNKRTRPEDELDAKSEILRRINSTGQVSDDDLAQLYNIRKTNCHGCRVNTKDNPNCFCGLIPPSNGSRKAGLWQKISDVVSSYGPDPSNDLRSSVDSPAGLTNLGATCYANSILQFLYMNRDFREGIFSVEPHVLEQQPVLDQLARLFAQLHGSKMAFIDSAPLIKALELDNGVQQDSHEFLTLLLSLLERCLSHSVVSEAKTIVQDLFRGSMSHVTRCSKCGQTSEASSNVEDFYELELNVKGLKSLDGSLSDYLSEEKLEGDNQYHCESCGTRVDATRSIKLRTLPSVLNFQLKRCVFLQKTTTKKKITSAFSFPEELDMGQRLFEPSESAFIYGLSAVLVHKGTAVNSGHYVAHIKDESSGQWWEFDDEHVSNLGFHPFGEGSSCSVSKTNGNSSPEVKNSVSDENHIDVDQRGSTNAKSHVKSYSSCDAYMLMYTLRPRKGYQNGLMVYNGTVKKISGASVPSQSSLSLPPHLAEEIKAQNNLYLDLCEKYNSRKEQEVNTITERRQEVRSILSEAPVLSLEEPYFWISMDWLRQWADNVTPSAIDNTNIQCMHGKVPVSNIVAMKRLSAKAWTLLCSKYIGGPCLGKDDYCIDCLIDSASAIVTADSYRDRRAYMKEFAEAALAGNCPDGKQYYISKPWLHQWLRRKASDNPSEADTGPTSSIRCPHGQLMPEQAPGAKRVLVPESLWIFLYENSNLVKPDDQLGCSTFPSDAETCTECRLELTEVASWEDTLRELKLKQRQNHEKLSLGKGVPLSSDCKYYLLPSSWLSTWRSYINTSGKNSSSTVEPERLDSVISSLICPTHSQLLERPLGLTCKRGVIMQKLPATEGLTMVSESDWKHFCEEWDGREESGILAEIYFKNSAEGFCQDMPITEEHMDEDKSNELESREPVIKTSPEITRNPRWWLGVETDMRRMHRRKRKL; encoded by the exons ATGAGCCGACCGTCTACTCGTAACAAGAATAAACGCACTAGACCAGAGGATGAGCTTGATGCAAAATCTGAAATATTGAG GAGGATTAACTCAACGGGCCAAGTATCAGATGATGATTTAGCACAACTTTACAATATTAGAAAGACTAATTGTCACGGGTGCCGTGTTAATACGAAGGACAATCCCAACTGTTTCTGTGGGCTGATCCCACCATCAAATGGAAGTCGTAAAGCTGGATTGTGGCAAAAGATCTCAGATGTAGTCAGTTCATATGGTCCTGATCCATCAAATGATCTCAGGTCTTCAGTTGATTCCCCTGCGGGGTTGACAAACTTAGGCGCCACATGTTACGCTAACAGCATACTCCAATTCCTTTACATGAATAGGGATTTTCGTGAGGGTATTTTTTCGGTTGAACCGCATGTCCTTGAGCAGCAGCCTGTGTTGGATCAGTTAGCACGCCTTTTTGCACAGTTGCATGGAAGTAAGATGGCTTTTATTGACTCGGCACCTTTAATAAAAGCCCTAGAGCTGGATAATGGTGTTCAGCAGGACAGCCATGAGTTCCTCACTTTACTTTTGTCCTTGCTGGAACGATGCCTAAGCCATTCTGTGGTCTCTGAAGCAAAAACTATTGTTCAAGACCTTTTTAGGGGAAGCATGTCACATGTTACCAG ATGTTCGAAATGTGGGCAAACATCTGAAGCTTCTTCGAATGTAGAGGACTTTTATGAACTGGAATTGAATGTGAAAGGCTTAAAGAGTTTAGATGGAAGTTTAAGCGATTACCTAAGCGAGGAAAAACTTGAAGGGGATAATCAATATCACTGTGAGTCATGTGGGACAAgagttgatgctacacgcagtaTTAAGTTGCGCACACTGCCATCTGTATTGAACTTTCAGCTTAAGCGATGTGTCTTCCTCCAAAAG ACAACAACAAAGAAGAAAATCACTTCTGCATTTTCTTTCCCTGAAGAGCTGGACATGGGACAAAGGCTGTTTGAGCCCTCAGAATCAGCTTTTATTTATGGCTTATCTGCAGTACTGGTTCACAAGGGAACTGCTGTCAACAGTGGTCATTATGTGGCTCACATCAAGGATGAAAGCAGCGGGCAGTGGTGGGAGTTTGATGATGAACATGTTTCAAATTTGGGTTTCCATCCTTTTGGTGAAGGGTCGTCGTGTTCAGTCTCCAAGACAAATGGGAATTCTAGCCCAGAAGTCAAGAATTCTGTTTCGGATGAAAATCACATTGATGTTGACCAACGTGGGTCTACTAATGCTAAAAGTCACGTGAAGAGTTATTCTTCATGTGATGCATATATGCTAATGTATACTCTTAGACCTAGAAAGGGTTATCAGAATGGGTTGATGGTGTACAATGGTACCGTTAAGAAAATTTCTGGTGCTTCAGTTCCAAGTCAGAGCAGTCTTTCACTTCCACCTCATCTTGCGGAAGAAATAAAAGCACAAAATAATTTGTACCTTGATTTGTGTGAAAAATACAACTCCAGAAAGGAACAAGAGGTGAACACCATCACAGAGCGAAGACAAGAAGTCCGTTCTATTCTATCTGAAGCACCCGTTCTTTCCCTTGAAGAACCGTATTTCTGGATATCAATGGATTGGCTACGGCAATGGGCTGACAATGTGACTCCCTC TGCCATAGACAACACCAATATCCAGTGCATGCATGGGAAAGTACCAGTTTCAAATATTGTTGCCATGAAGCGGTTGTCGGCTAAAGCTTGGACCTTATTGTGTTCCAAG TACATTGGAGGTCCTTGTCTGGGCAAGGATGACTATTGCATTGATTGTTTAATTGATTCAGCAAGTGCAATTGTTACTGCTGATAGCTATCGAGATAGAAGGGCGTACATGAAAGAATTTGCGGAAGCTGCACTTGCAGGGAATTGTCCGGATGGTAAACAGTATTACATTTCCAAACCATG GTTACATCAGTGGTTGCGGAGGAAAGCTAGTGATAACCCCTCTGAAGCAGATACTGGGCCTACTTCTTCAATAAGGTGCCCGCATGGGCAACTCATGCCTGAACAAGCTCCTGGTGCTAAGCGAGTATTGGTTCCTGAGAGTCTCTGGATTTTTTTGTATGAAAATTCCAATTTGGTGAAACCAGATGATCAGCTGGGATGTTCAACATTTCCATCAGATGCAGAAACATGTACAGAATGTCGTTTGGAGCTCACTGAGGTTGCTTCTTGGGAGGACACTCTGAG AGAACTGAAGTTGAAACAGCGCCAGAACCATGAGAAATTGTCTCTTGGAAAGGGTGTTCCGCTTTCTTCTGATTGCAAGTATTACTTGTTGCCATCTTCTTGGCTGTCAACGTGGAGAAGTTATATCAATACAAGTGGCAAGAATAGTTCTTCAACTGTTGAGCCTGAGCGGCTGGATAGTGTCATCAGTTCACTTATATGTCCCACA CATTCTCAATTGCTGGAGAGGCCCTTGGGCTTGACATGCAAACGTGGGGTGATAATGCAGAAGCTCCCTGCG ACAGAAGGCCTGACGATGGTGAGTGAAAGTGACTGGAAACATTTTTGTGAAGAATGGGATGGAAGAGAAGAGAGTGGCATACTGGCTGAGATTTATTTTAAGAACTCGGCTGAAGGATTTTGCCAGGACATGCCAATTACAGAGGAGCATATGGACGAAGATAAAAGTAATGAGTTGGAGTCCAGAGAACCTGTGATAAAGACTTCTCCTGAG ATAACCAGGAATCCGAGGTGGTGGTTGGGTGTTGAGACAG ATATGCGAAGAATGCATCGGAGAAAAAGAAAGTTGTGA